In one Vanacampus margaritifer isolate UIUO_Vmar chromosome 11, RoL_Vmar_1.0, whole genome shotgun sequence genomic region, the following are encoded:
- the ttf2 gene encoding transcription termination factor 2 isoform X1, producing MDTIKCDVHGGICMLKTGVKDGPSKGKSFYVCVDKRGCDFSKSASISASHCLQHEDSMVELQALTYSQQQQCNRLFYRCVEGKKAGQRWCGDVPWSMPQKEDNKCTKQAQASCLPPVRNPFKAPEKVVQESQWQTKQRESESKDNMEKKSTAEQDDDDDDDDDDEGQDRPITADTYKGKHLPAGMKVKKKSVDKIPPPSTSTPKSDTATSSVSISVPKSDMATSRSSVTATNISTSLPKKDMATPIGPMSVPKSNMATSGGSVTATDTSTSVPKSDMAPSKDSVETVSVSNCKPQNNMATSMSAQKSDMATSSVSLPVPKSNMATSKGSLPTSGASTSVPKSKMVASRGSSTASVTTSVPKNEMVASGRSYNGAQWRPRQSKQYQEDEDDDLVLVSIKPPQKTHQTPTAAIQKPLTSYPGFQPASNIKGPLRDPQGMHNMLSTQLQQKKATLAAVNVEALPDKGERLRTQVRELEAALVSLNLTPANETPATSQAVNPFSRPGGTILIPAPPAPGPHYQPSQGFSQMHEAHAAFYGGRMTDNRLLAVKNATCKAIDHLHASLESCPAADAETPDPKGLKVSLLPHQRRALAWLLWREAQNPCGGILADDMGLGKTLTMIALMLAQKIKAKAKEKGDKEKEEEEKQEGWLSKTDCRAVPSKGTLVICPASLVHHWKKEIERHVKAGRLSVYLYHGPDRNKNARVLAEHDVVVTTYSLVSREAPDQKEADKHNKEDNDVPAVAGGGPLVRVAWARVILDEAHNIKNPKVQQSMAVCQLRATARWAMTGTPIQNNLLDVYSLLKFLRCSPFDEYKLWKAQVDNGSKRGRERLNILTRTLLLRRTKDQRDSLGKPLVELPDRTCKVHQLKLSEDEQAVYDVVFAQSRSTLQNYLKRHEGNDVRGGSASANNPFDKMSQECALSQSEPPMSSSQQPQQAASTAHILSLLLRLRQCCCHLSLLQKTLDSSELQGDDVVLSLEEQLNALSLTSGASPSDAAEDTVGLNGTRFPSRLFDEGSRSSKISAIVSELEAVRGKGDNQKSVIVSQWTSMLRIVAVHLQQIGLRYGTIDGTVNPKRRMDLVEEFNTNPKGPQVMLVSLCAGGVGLNLVGGNHLFLMDMHWNPALEDQACDRIYRVGQRRDVTIHRFECEGTVEQKISTLQAKKKQLAQSVLSGTGSAVAKLSLADLKIIFGV from the exons ATGGACACAATTAAATGTGACGTCCACG GAGGCATATGTATGCTAAAGACAGGCGTGAAAGATGGACCGAGCAAAGGCAAAAGCTTCTACGTGTGTGTGGACAAGCGTGGCTGTGACTTCAGCAAATCGGCCAG CATTTCGGCCTCCCACTGTCTTCAACATGAAGACTCCATGGTGGAGCTCCAAGCGTTGACGTACAGCCAGCAGCAGCAGTGCAACAG GTTGTTCTACAGATGCGTTGAGGGTAAAAAAGCCGGGCAGCGATGGTGTGGAGATGTGCCCTGGTCTATG CCACAAAAGGAAGATAATAAGTGTACAAAACAGGCACAAGCTTCCTGTCTGCCACCGGTGCGAAACCCCTTCAAGGCTCCGGAGAAAGTGGTCCAAGAATCACAGTGGCAAACGAAGCAAAGAGAGAGTGAGAGCAAAGACAACATGGAGAAGAAAAGTACAGCAGaacaagatgatgatgatgatgatgatgatgatgatgaagggcAAGAtaggccaatcacagctgacaCATACAAAGGTAAACATCTTCCAGCAGGGATGAAGGTGAAGAAAAAATCTGTGGATAAAATACCTCCTCCGAGCACTTCTACTCCCAAAAGCGACACGGCCACCTCCAGTGTCTCGATATCTGTGCCCAAAAGTGATATGGCCACCTCTAGAAGTTCTGTAACGGCAACAAACATCTCTACATCTTTGCCCAAAAAAGATATGGCCACTCCCATAGGTCCCATGTCTGTGCCCAAAAGCAATATGGCCACCTCTGGAGGTTCTGTAACAGCAACGGACACTTCTACATCTGTGCCCAAAAGTGACATGGCCCCCTCCAAAGACTCTGTTGAAACGGTAAGTGTCTCCAATTGTAAACCCCAAAACAACATGGCCACCTCCATGTCTGCTCAAAAAAGTGACATGGCCACATCCAGCGTCTCCCTGCCTGTGCCCAAAAGCAACATGGCCACCTCCAAAGGTTCCCTACCAACGTCAGGTGCCTCCACGTCTGTGCCCAAAAGTAAAATGGTTGCTTCCAGAGGTTCCTCCACAGCAAGCGTCACTACCTCTGTGCCCAAAAATGAAATGGTTGCCTCCGGACGGTCTTATAACGGTGCGCAATGGAGACCCCGTCAAAGCAAACAGTATCAAgaggatgaggatgacgatTTGGTGCTGGTGTCCATAAAGCCCCCTCAAAAgacccaccaaacccccactgCCGCCATCCAGAAGCCCCTGACCTCCTACCCTGGATTTCAACCGGCCTCCAATATAAAAGGTCCGCTTAGGGACCCCCAGGGGATGCACAACATGCTGTCCACTCAGCTCCAGCAGAAAAAG GCCACCCTGGCGGCGGTGAACGTGGAGGCGCTGCCGGACAAAGGCGAGCGTCTGAGAACTCAAGTGAGAGAGCTGGAGGCCGCGTTGGTGTCTCTGAACCTCACTCCCGCGAACGAGACGCCGGCCACCAGCCAGGCAGTGAACCCCTTCAGCCGCCCGGGGGGCACCATCCTGATTCCCGCCCCTCCCGCACCAGGACCTCATTACCAGCCAAGTCAGGGCTTCTCCCAGATGCATGAAG CGCATGCGGCCTTCTACGGCGGCCGCATGACAGACAACCGACTACTGGCAGTGAAAAACGCCACATGCAAGGCCATCGACCACCTGCACGCGTCGCTGGAGTCCTGCCCGGCCGCTGATGCCGAGACTCCGGACCCCAAGGGGCTCAAGGTGTCGTTGTTGCCCCACCAGAGGAGAGCTCTGGCCTGGCTGCTCTGGAGGGAAGCACAGAATCCATGCGGAGGCATTTTGG CGGACGACATGGGCCTGGGAAAAACGCTCACCATGATCGCACTCATGCTGGCGCAGAAGATCAAGGCGAAAGCTAAAGAGAAAGGGGACaaggaaaaagaggaggaggagaagcagGAGGGTTGGCTGTCAAAAACTG ATTGCCGAGCGGTGCCATCCAAAGGCACTCTGGTCATCTGCCCGGCCTCGCTGGTCCACCACTGGAAGAAGGAGATTGAGCGACACGTGAAGGCGGGCCGGCTTAGCGTGTACTTGTACCACGGACCCGACCGCAACAAGAACGCCAGAGT GCTGGCCGAACACGACGTGGTAGTGACCACGTACAGTTTGGTGTCCAGGGAAGCGCCCGACCAGAAGGAGGCGGACAAACACAACAAGGAAGACAACGATGTG CCAGCAGTAGCGGGCGGCGGACCCCTGGTGCGGGTGGCGTGGGCCCGGGTGATCCTGGACGAAGCGCACAACATTAAGAACCCCAAGGTGCAGCAGTCCATGGCCGTGTGCCAGCTGAGGGCGACGGCCCGCTGGGCCATGACCGGCACGCCCATCCAGAACAACCTGCTGGACGTGTACTCCCTGCTCAA gtttctgCGCTGCTCTCCGTTTGACGAGTACAAACTATGGAAGGCGCAGGTGGACAACGGCTCCAAGCGCGGCAGGGAGCGACTCAACATCCTGACTCGGACTCTGCTGTTGCGACGCACCAAAGACCAGCGGGATTCTTTGGGAAAACCGTTG GTGGAGCTTCCTGACCGCACCTGCAAGGTGCATCAACTTAAACTGTCTGAGGACGAGCAAGCGGTCTATGATGTGGTTTTTGCCCAGTCCAG ATCTACTCTGCAGAACTACCTGAAGAGGCACGAAGGGAACGACGTGAGAGGAGGGAGCGCCTCTGCGAATAACCCTTTTGACAAAA TGTCCCAGGAGTGTGCCTTGTCCCAATCCGAGCCGCCCATGTCCTCTTCCCAACAACCTCAGCAGGCGGCCAGCACCGCCCACATCCTGTCACTGCTTCTGCGCTTGCGACAGTGCTGCTGCCACCTATCACTGCTCCAGAAG ACTCTGGACTCATCGGAGTTGCAAGGCGATGATGTGGTCCTCTCCCTGGAGGAGCAGCTCAACGCTCTGTCACTCACGTCCGGGGCCTCGCCGTCGGACGCCGCCGAGGACACGGTGGGCCTGAACGGCACGCGTTTCCCTTCGCGGCTGTTTGACGAGGGCAGCAGGAGCTCCAAG ATTTCTGCTATTGTCTCGGAGCTGGAGGCGGTCCGAGGGAAGGGTGACAACCAGAAAAG CGTGATCGTGTCCCAGTGGACCAGCATGCTCCGCATCGTGGCCGTCCACCTGCAGCAGATCGGCCTGCGCTACGGCACCATCGACGGAACCGTCAACCCTAAGCGTCGCATGGACCTGGTGGAAGAATTCAACACCAACCCCAAAGGACCACAG GTGATGTTGGTCTCTCTCTGTGCCGGCGGCGTCGGCCTCAACCTCGTGGGCGGGAATCACCTTTTCCTCATGGATATGCACTG GAACCCAGCCTTAGAGGATCAAGCCTGTGACCGAATCTACCGCGTGGGACAGAGGAGAGATGTCACCATCCACAG GTTCGAGTGCGAGGGCACAGTGGAGCAGAAGATCTCCACGCTGCAGGCCAAGAAGAAGCAGCTGGCCCAGAGCGTGCTATCGGGAACGGGCAGCGCCGTCGCCAAACTCTCCCTGGCAGACCTCAAGATCATTTTTGGCGTTTGA
- the ttf2 gene encoding transcription termination factor 2 isoform X2 — MLKTGVKDGPSKGKSFYVCVDKRGCDFSKSASISASHCLQHEDSMVELQALTYSQQQQCNRLFYRCVEGKKAGQRWCGDVPWSMPQKEDNKCTKQAQASCLPPVRNPFKAPEKVVQESQWQTKQRESESKDNMEKKSTAEQDDDDDDDDDDEGQDRPITADTYKGKHLPAGMKVKKKSVDKIPPPSTSTPKSDTATSSVSISVPKSDMATSRSSVTATNISTSLPKKDMATPIGPMSVPKSNMATSGGSVTATDTSTSVPKSDMAPSKDSVETVSVSNCKPQNNMATSMSAQKSDMATSSVSLPVPKSNMATSKGSLPTSGASTSVPKSKMVASRGSSTASVTTSVPKNEMVASGRSYNGAQWRPRQSKQYQEDEDDDLVLVSIKPPQKTHQTPTAAIQKPLTSYPGFQPASNIKGPLRDPQGMHNMLSTQLQQKKATLAAVNVEALPDKGERLRTQVRELEAALVSLNLTPANETPATSQAVNPFSRPGGTILIPAPPAPGPHYQPSQGFSQMHEAHAAFYGGRMTDNRLLAVKNATCKAIDHLHASLESCPAADAETPDPKGLKVSLLPHQRRALAWLLWREAQNPCGGILADDMGLGKTLTMIALMLAQKIKAKAKEKGDKEKEEEEKQEGWLSKTDCRAVPSKGTLVICPASLVHHWKKEIERHVKAGRLSVYLYHGPDRNKNARVLAEHDVVVTTYSLVSREAPDQKEADKHNKEDNDVPAVAGGGPLVRVAWARVILDEAHNIKNPKVQQSMAVCQLRATARWAMTGTPIQNNLLDVYSLLKFLRCSPFDEYKLWKAQVDNGSKRGRERLNILTRTLLLRRTKDQRDSLGKPLVELPDRTCKVHQLKLSEDEQAVYDVVFAQSRSTLQNYLKRHEGNDVRGGSASANNPFDKMSQECALSQSEPPMSSSQQPQQAASTAHILSLLLRLRQCCCHLSLLQKTLDSSELQGDDVVLSLEEQLNALSLTSGASPSDAAEDTVGLNGTRFPSRLFDEGSRSSKISAIVSELEAVRGKGDNQKSVIVSQWTSMLRIVAVHLQQIGLRYGTIDGTVNPKRRMDLVEEFNTNPKGPQVMLVSLCAGGVGLNLVGGNHLFLMDMHWNPALEDQACDRIYRVGQRRDVTIHRFECEGTVEQKISTLQAKKKQLAQSVLSGTGSAVAKLSLADLKIIFGV, encoded by the exons ATGCTAAAGACAGGCGTGAAAGATGGACCGAGCAAAGGCAAAAGCTTCTACGTGTGTGTGGACAAGCGTGGCTGTGACTTCAGCAAATCGGCCAG CATTTCGGCCTCCCACTGTCTTCAACATGAAGACTCCATGGTGGAGCTCCAAGCGTTGACGTACAGCCAGCAGCAGCAGTGCAACAG GTTGTTCTACAGATGCGTTGAGGGTAAAAAAGCCGGGCAGCGATGGTGTGGAGATGTGCCCTGGTCTATG CCACAAAAGGAAGATAATAAGTGTACAAAACAGGCACAAGCTTCCTGTCTGCCACCGGTGCGAAACCCCTTCAAGGCTCCGGAGAAAGTGGTCCAAGAATCACAGTGGCAAACGAAGCAAAGAGAGAGTGAGAGCAAAGACAACATGGAGAAGAAAAGTACAGCAGaacaagatgatgatgatgatgatgatgatgatgatgaagggcAAGAtaggccaatcacagctgacaCATACAAAGGTAAACATCTTCCAGCAGGGATGAAGGTGAAGAAAAAATCTGTGGATAAAATACCTCCTCCGAGCACTTCTACTCCCAAAAGCGACACGGCCACCTCCAGTGTCTCGATATCTGTGCCCAAAAGTGATATGGCCACCTCTAGAAGTTCTGTAACGGCAACAAACATCTCTACATCTTTGCCCAAAAAAGATATGGCCACTCCCATAGGTCCCATGTCTGTGCCCAAAAGCAATATGGCCACCTCTGGAGGTTCTGTAACAGCAACGGACACTTCTACATCTGTGCCCAAAAGTGACATGGCCCCCTCCAAAGACTCTGTTGAAACGGTAAGTGTCTCCAATTGTAAACCCCAAAACAACATGGCCACCTCCATGTCTGCTCAAAAAAGTGACATGGCCACATCCAGCGTCTCCCTGCCTGTGCCCAAAAGCAACATGGCCACCTCCAAAGGTTCCCTACCAACGTCAGGTGCCTCCACGTCTGTGCCCAAAAGTAAAATGGTTGCTTCCAGAGGTTCCTCCACAGCAAGCGTCACTACCTCTGTGCCCAAAAATGAAATGGTTGCCTCCGGACGGTCTTATAACGGTGCGCAATGGAGACCCCGTCAAAGCAAACAGTATCAAgaggatgaggatgacgatTTGGTGCTGGTGTCCATAAAGCCCCCTCAAAAgacccaccaaacccccactgCCGCCATCCAGAAGCCCCTGACCTCCTACCCTGGATTTCAACCGGCCTCCAATATAAAAGGTCCGCTTAGGGACCCCCAGGGGATGCACAACATGCTGTCCACTCAGCTCCAGCAGAAAAAG GCCACCCTGGCGGCGGTGAACGTGGAGGCGCTGCCGGACAAAGGCGAGCGTCTGAGAACTCAAGTGAGAGAGCTGGAGGCCGCGTTGGTGTCTCTGAACCTCACTCCCGCGAACGAGACGCCGGCCACCAGCCAGGCAGTGAACCCCTTCAGCCGCCCGGGGGGCACCATCCTGATTCCCGCCCCTCCCGCACCAGGACCTCATTACCAGCCAAGTCAGGGCTTCTCCCAGATGCATGAAG CGCATGCGGCCTTCTACGGCGGCCGCATGACAGACAACCGACTACTGGCAGTGAAAAACGCCACATGCAAGGCCATCGACCACCTGCACGCGTCGCTGGAGTCCTGCCCGGCCGCTGATGCCGAGACTCCGGACCCCAAGGGGCTCAAGGTGTCGTTGTTGCCCCACCAGAGGAGAGCTCTGGCCTGGCTGCTCTGGAGGGAAGCACAGAATCCATGCGGAGGCATTTTGG CGGACGACATGGGCCTGGGAAAAACGCTCACCATGATCGCACTCATGCTGGCGCAGAAGATCAAGGCGAAAGCTAAAGAGAAAGGGGACaaggaaaaagaggaggaggagaagcagGAGGGTTGGCTGTCAAAAACTG ATTGCCGAGCGGTGCCATCCAAAGGCACTCTGGTCATCTGCCCGGCCTCGCTGGTCCACCACTGGAAGAAGGAGATTGAGCGACACGTGAAGGCGGGCCGGCTTAGCGTGTACTTGTACCACGGACCCGACCGCAACAAGAACGCCAGAGT GCTGGCCGAACACGACGTGGTAGTGACCACGTACAGTTTGGTGTCCAGGGAAGCGCCCGACCAGAAGGAGGCGGACAAACACAACAAGGAAGACAACGATGTG CCAGCAGTAGCGGGCGGCGGACCCCTGGTGCGGGTGGCGTGGGCCCGGGTGATCCTGGACGAAGCGCACAACATTAAGAACCCCAAGGTGCAGCAGTCCATGGCCGTGTGCCAGCTGAGGGCGACGGCCCGCTGGGCCATGACCGGCACGCCCATCCAGAACAACCTGCTGGACGTGTACTCCCTGCTCAA gtttctgCGCTGCTCTCCGTTTGACGAGTACAAACTATGGAAGGCGCAGGTGGACAACGGCTCCAAGCGCGGCAGGGAGCGACTCAACATCCTGACTCGGACTCTGCTGTTGCGACGCACCAAAGACCAGCGGGATTCTTTGGGAAAACCGTTG GTGGAGCTTCCTGACCGCACCTGCAAGGTGCATCAACTTAAACTGTCTGAGGACGAGCAAGCGGTCTATGATGTGGTTTTTGCCCAGTCCAG ATCTACTCTGCAGAACTACCTGAAGAGGCACGAAGGGAACGACGTGAGAGGAGGGAGCGCCTCTGCGAATAACCCTTTTGACAAAA TGTCCCAGGAGTGTGCCTTGTCCCAATCCGAGCCGCCCATGTCCTCTTCCCAACAACCTCAGCAGGCGGCCAGCACCGCCCACATCCTGTCACTGCTTCTGCGCTTGCGACAGTGCTGCTGCCACCTATCACTGCTCCAGAAG ACTCTGGACTCATCGGAGTTGCAAGGCGATGATGTGGTCCTCTCCCTGGAGGAGCAGCTCAACGCTCTGTCACTCACGTCCGGGGCCTCGCCGTCGGACGCCGCCGAGGACACGGTGGGCCTGAACGGCACGCGTTTCCCTTCGCGGCTGTTTGACGAGGGCAGCAGGAGCTCCAAG ATTTCTGCTATTGTCTCGGAGCTGGAGGCGGTCCGAGGGAAGGGTGACAACCAGAAAAG CGTGATCGTGTCCCAGTGGACCAGCATGCTCCGCATCGTGGCCGTCCACCTGCAGCAGATCGGCCTGCGCTACGGCACCATCGACGGAACCGTCAACCCTAAGCGTCGCATGGACCTGGTGGAAGAATTCAACACCAACCCCAAAGGACCACAG GTGATGTTGGTCTCTCTCTGTGCCGGCGGCGTCGGCCTCAACCTCGTGGGCGGGAATCACCTTTTCCTCATGGATATGCACTG GAACCCAGCCTTAGAGGATCAAGCCTGTGACCGAATCTACCGCGTGGGACAGAGGAGAGATGTCACCATCCACAG GTTCGAGTGCGAGGGCACAGTGGAGCAGAAGATCTCCACGCTGCAGGCCAAGAAGAAGCAGCTGGCCCAGAGCGTGCTATCGGGAACGGGCAGCGCCGTCGCCAAACTCTCCCTGGCAGACCTCAAGATCATTTTTGGCGTTTGA